In Verrucomicrobiia bacterium, the following are encoded in one genomic region:
- the leuC gene encoding 3-isopropylmalate dehydratase large subunit → MAKTLFDKIWENHLVTTLSDGQTLIYIDRHLVHEVTSPQAFEGLRLSKRKVRRPELTFATMDHNVPTDDRDNIKDPISKAQMDALTENCAEFGVTLYDLKSDRQGVVHIIGPELGLTLPGTTIVCGDSHTSTHGAFGALAFGIGTSEVEHVLATQCLPQQRPKTFKVEFRGKMQPFVTAKDLILKMIGIIGTAGGTGYVLEYCGDAVRSLSMEARMTMCNMSIEAGARAGLIAPDEITYEYLSKGNRPFVPQGAAWDKALAFWKTLPSDAGAKYDRELVINAAEVAPQVTWGTNPGMVMDVTGRIPEPDKVPGYSKKDVEQALNYMGLKPGTPLTDIKINTIFIGSCTNGRIEDLRASAQILKGRKVAQGIRALIVPGSQAVRAQAEAEGLDKIFRAAGCDWRQSGCSMCLAMNPDQLSPGERCASTSNRNFEGRQGKGGRTHLVSPEMAAAAAVAGHFVDLRSWK, encoded by the coding sequence ATGGCAAAGACCCTCTTCGACAAAATCTGGGAAAATCACCTGGTCACCACCCTCTCGGACGGGCAGACCCTCATCTATATCGACCGCCATCTGGTCCACGAGGTTACAAGCCCGCAGGCCTTCGAAGGACTGCGCCTTTCCAAGCGTAAGGTCCGCCGGCCGGAGCTGACGTTCGCGACCATGGACCACAATGTCCCGACCGACGATCGCGATAACATCAAGGACCCCATTTCCAAGGCCCAGATGGACGCACTCACGGAAAACTGCGCGGAATTCGGCGTGACCCTTTACGATCTGAAAAGCGACCGCCAGGGCGTCGTGCACATCATCGGCCCCGAGCTCGGCCTCACGCTGCCCGGCACGACCATTGTCTGCGGCGATTCGCACACGTCCACGCACGGCGCTTTCGGCGCGCTGGCCTTCGGCATCGGTACTTCCGAAGTCGAGCATGTCCTGGCCACGCAATGCCTGCCGCAGCAGCGGCCCAAAACTTTCAAAGTCGAATTCCGCGGCAAGATGCAGCCTTTCGTGACCGCCAAAGACCTGATCCTGAAAATGATCGGCATCATCGGAACCGCCGGCGGCACGGGGTACGTGCTCGAATACTGCGGCGACGCGGTCCGCTCGCTTTCCATGGAAGCCCGCATGACCATGTGCAACATGAGCATCGAGGCCGGAGCGCGCGCGGGACTGATCGCGCCGGACGAAATCACGTACGAATATCTTTCCAAAGGAAACCGCCCGTTTGTTCCCCAAGGCGCGGCCTGGGACAAGGCGCTGGCCTTCTGGAAAACGCTTCCTTCTGACGCCGGCGCGAAATACGACCGCGAGCTCGTCATCAATGCCGCGGAAGTCGCGCCGCAGGTGACCTGGGGCACAAATCCCGGCATGGTCATGGACGTCACGGGACGCATTCCGGAACCGGACAAAGTTCCCGGCTACAGCAAAAAGGATGTGGAGCAGGCGCTGAATTACATGGGCCTCAAGCCCGGCACGCCGCTCACCGACATCAAGATCAATACCATCTTCATCGGAAGCTGCACGAACGGCCGCATCGAAGACCTGCGCGCCTCCGCCCAAATATTGAAAGGCCGCAAGGTCGCGCAGGGCATCCGGGCGCTCATCGTCCCCGGCTCGCAGGCCGTGCGCGCTCAGGCCGAAGCCGAAGGCCTCGACAAAATCTTTCGGGCCGCGGGCTGCGACTGGCGCCAATCCGGCTGCAGCATGTGCCTGGCCATGAATCCGGACCAGCTGAGCCCGGGCGAACGCTGCGCTTCGACTTCCAATCGCAACTTCGAAGGACGCCAGGGCAAAGGCGGCCGGACGCATCTGGTCAGCCCGGAAATGGCGGCCGCGGCCGCCGTCGCGGGACACTTTGTGGATTTAAGGAGCTGGAAATAA